The genomic interval CAGCAGAGTGTGAGCAGGCTGCTGTTTCCCGGGGGCCCAGAGGCCTGGGGAAGCCGAGGGGCCCCAGAGAGGACCCTGAATCTGGGCAGACGGGGCTGGGCCGGAGTGACCCCTCGGCTGACCTCTGAGCCGGCACCATGGCTGCTGAGGCCATCACGCTGTCCTCAGGCTCCTTGCAAGATACGAGGGAGGCAACTCGAAGTCGTCACCTCGCCCTAAATAGACCAACCCAGCCTCAGCACCCCCTCCCAAGACTTCTTGGCCTGGatggcggcggcggtggcggctgGGCCAGGCCAGGCGGCTGGGCAGGTGGGGAGGTCCCTGTGCCCCCATTGGTCTGAGGAGGACTCCATGCCCTTTCTGAGCGGGGGCCCAGCCCGGGGGAGGCCATTTATAGCCCTCCCCTGGACCCACCAGCCCGACTCGCCGCTGCCGGCCTGACCTCGGTCCCAGCACCGCTGCCCAGACGCGAGGTGAGGCCGGCCCGGCCCGCCGAGGCCAGCACGGGCGTGTCTGGGGCGCGCTCGCAGAGGGACTTCTCCAGGGCTAGGGTGGGGGTCCGGGGTCTGAGGGCTTCTGCAGAGCAGAGGGCTGCAGGGAGATGCCTCTGGAGGGGGCTGGCGTGGCATGGGGTCCTGGACGGCACGGTGACAGCCAGGCCTCAGCTGTGGGCTGTGGGAAGGGGACTTCACAGTGTGAGGGACCCCAGGCCCTACCGGGGGGCAGCATCTTGTGTGCACTTGGGCCAGAAGCCGAAGGAGCAGAGTTAAAAATAACCGGCGGCTCAGGCGGCCACCTGTGCTGGCCAGACCCACCCTCCCGTGGGGACAGCTGCAGCAACTCCAGGCCCGCGGGGACATTTCGGGCACACTTTCTCCTCTtactgcccaccccccccccccccaccgccctggGGAATTCCAAGACGTGGCCCtgaaggaggtgggggtggggggcgggttgGTGCTCTCCTGGCCCCACTGGGTATAGGGCTGGCGGGCAGGGGCCCTGACCCCCCACCTTTCTCTCCCACAGGCTATCAGCTCAGGAGCGCACGATGGGGGAGTAAGTGTAACCCTCAGCCCGCTGCCCCcagggcccccaccccccagtgctGGGTGGGGGTCTCCGCATGTCCCCACCTGGCCATCCCGTGTGCCCACCCGTCCCATCACACAGCCCCATGGCCCtaacctctcttctctctcccccaccccctgcccgccCTCTGGGGACAGTGAGGAGGTGAGTACCGGCTTTGGGGTAAAACGCTGAGGGGGTGGGACCCTCAAGTCAGGACAGgcctgaagctggagctccagggCCCAGGGAGACTGCCTGTCACCCTGCGGGTGacactgccccaccccacccacaaaGACACTGGCAAACAGAGGAAGTGCCTCCTCTCGGGCCCCTCCCACGGGCCAGGGGAAGTGGGGCTGCGGCCTGGTCACCGGGGAGTCgcttcttctttctcatggctgcaccccgcccccacccctggtgCCCGAGGGtctcccctgccctcctctcgCCCTCCCTGTCTGAAGTCTCTTCTCCAGACCCCAGCGCTCCCCACCAGAAGGGCTGCCCCAGCAAAGGGTCACCAATGCGGCCTCGTGTCCCGGGCTGGTGTCCGCCCACCAGGCCCAGGCCCCGCCGTACCTCGGGCAGGACGCAGGGCTGGCCGGGTGGGCAGGAAGGGGTGCGGAGTGCTGGGACCCCCCACCGGCTGGCCCTGACTGCGcctcctctcccctgccctgCAGAAACGCCACAGGGCCATCACGGCCCGCAGGCAGCACCTGAAGGTAGGTGCCGGCCCGGGGAGGGCGGCCCGGGGGCTCGGCGGCCTGGCCAGCTGCGCCCCTCACCGCCCGCTgcccgccaccccacccccagagcgTCATGCTGCAGATCGCGGCCACCgagctggagaaggaggagggccGCCGGGAGGCGGAGAAGCAGAACTACCTGTCGGAGCACTGCCCGCCGTTGCACCTGCCCGGCTCCATGTCTGAAGTGCAGGTACCCAGGGCCCCCCGCATCGTGGGCCCCGTCCCCAGCCTGGCCCGGCCTCCCCCTGGGTCGGGAGGACGAGCGGGGTGGTCAGAGCGGGTGGATGCCAAGCATGGGGTCGCCTGCCCACCCACCCGCGACCTCCGCCGCCAGGAGCTCTGCAGGCAGCTGCACGCCAAGATCGACGCGGCCGAGGAGGAGAAGTATGACATGGAGATAAGGGTGCAGAAGAGCACCAAGGAGGTGAGGGCAGGGACGGCGCATGGGCCCGGGGCGCGGGCGCCCTGACGGCGGGACCCAGGGGTGCGGGCACCCTGATGGCGGGGAAGGCGCGTGGGGCCTGGGGCGCGGCTGCCCTGGCGGCAGAACCCATCCCCGACGCCCGCCCGAGGGGCAGGGAAGGCGCGTGGGCCCGGGGCGTGGGCGCCCTGACGGCGGGACCCAGGGGAGCGGGGTGCCTTGGTGGCGGGACCCAGTCCCCGACACCCGCCCGCCCAGCCCTGCTGCCTGCCCTGCAGCTGGAGGACATGAACCAGAAGCTGTTCGACCTGAGGGGCAAGTTCAAGCGGCCCCCACTGCGACGCGTGCGCATGTCGGCCGATGCCATGCTGAAGGCGCTGCTGGGCTCCAAGCACAAGGTGTGCATGGACCTGAGGGCTAACCTCAAGCAGGTCAAGAAGGAGGACACTGAGAAGGTAGGGTGCCCCCGCCAGCGGCGGCAGGCTCAGCCCCGGGGGCCTGCCTGCAGGGCCGGACGTGGGGGTCAGGGAGGCGGGGCGCCGCCCTGAGCCCTGTCCCACCTGCAGGAGCGCGACCTGCGGGACGTGGGCGACTGGAGGAAGAACATCGAGGAGAAGTCGGGCATGGAGGGCCGCAAGAAGATGTTCGAGACCGAGTCCTAGGCCCCTCACCCCCGGCCACCGCCCGGCAGCCCTGCAGCCCGCGGGGGGCCCTGAGGCTGACTTGGCGCCTGTCAATAAAGGATTCCAATCCCCAcgcctgcgcctccctgccctggTCCGGCGCCGCCCTGGCCACAGGCCGCCCTGGGAAGGCCCTCAGACGGTGCCGGGGCTTGGCACTGGGGAGCCACACGCGGGCTTTGGGGGTCCCGGCTGTCCTGGGAGGGCCGTCTCCAGGCCAGTAGTCCTCCTCCTCGCCCTTTCAGAGCGACACCCTGAGATGAGCGTGCGTCTGTTGTTGCTGTCGTCACAGAGGCCCCCTCGGGGCCCAGAGACACTGTCCTTGAGGCCCTGGTCCAcgcaggagcctggggggcctcCCTCCCCGTGCACGCAGCCCATTCCTACCAGCTGCCCtttcccaggccccaggccccaggcccccacAGGGGCTTGGGGGGCGGTCCTGGACCAGACTCCTGGGGGCCTCAAGGGGCTGGGGTCTGTCTCCCCCTGGAAACTGGTGACGGAACAAGCCGGCCCTCTCTAGGCCCAGCAGGAGGCCTGgccctccttcctgcctgccccGGCCCTGTCCACCCCCACATCAGGGACGATGACCCTGGCAG from Bos indicus x Bos taurus breed Angus x Brahman F1 hybrid chromosome 29, Bos_hybrid_MaternalHap_v2.0, whole genome shotgun sequence carries:
- the TNNI2 gene encoding troponin I, fast skeletal muscle, which gives rise to MGDEEKRHRAITARRQHLKSVMLQIAATELEKEEGRREAEKQNYLSEHCPPLHLPGSMSEVQELCRQLHAKIDAAEEEKYDMEIRVQKSTKELEDMNQKLFDLRGKFKRPPLRRVRMSADAMLKALLGSKHKVCMDLRANLKQVKKEDTEKERDLRDVGDWRKNIEEKSGMEGRKKMFETES